A single window of Streptomyces sp. NBC_00464 DNA harbors:
- a CDS encoding DEAD/DEAH box helicase: MTEDLSPAERYQASRIRAAEQATALGPFREMYEFDLDPYQIEACKALEAGKGVLVAAPTGSGKTIVGEFAVHLALAQGRKCFYTTPIKALSNQKFADLVKRYGADKVGLLTGDNSVNADAPVVVMTTEVLRNMLYAGSQALNGLGYVVMDEVHYLSDRFRGAVWEEVIIHLPESVTLVSLSATVSNAEEFGDWLDTVRGDTQVIVSEHRPVPLWQHVLAGRRMYDLFEEESDHGGRGSGRREVNPDLVRLARMENQRGYNPRERRRGKMVREADRERERRQRSRIWTPSRAEVIDRLDAEGLLPAITFIFSRAGCEAAVQQCLHAGLRLNDEDKRRLVREIVEQRTASIPAEDLHVLGYYEWLEGLERGIAAHHAGMLPTFKEVVEELFVRGLVKAVFATETLALGINMPARSVVLEKLVKWNGEQHADITPGEYTQLTGRAGRRGIDVEGHAVVLWQRGMDPGALAGLAGTRTYPLRSSFRPSYNMAVNLVQQFGKHRSRELLETSFAQFQADRSVVGISRQVQKNEEGLEGYKEGMTCHLGDFEEYARLRRDLKDRETELAKQGASQRRAAAAASLEKLKPGDVIHVPTGKFAGLALVLDPGLPAGRTNGHGHRGMEYHDGPRPLVLTAERQVKRLASIDFPVPVEALERMRVPKSFNARSPQSRRDLASALRTKAGHLVPDRHRRERAAAADDREIARYRAELRAHPCHGCDEREDHARWAERYHRLQRDTQQLERRIEGRTNTIARTFDRIVALLTELDYLRGSEVTEHGRRLARLYGELDLLASECLRAGVWEGLNPAELAACVSALVYEARQSDDAVAPKLPSGPAKTAMGEMVRIWGRLDALEEDFKINQAEGVGQREPDLGFAWAVYMWASGRTLDEVLREAEMPAGDFVRWCKQVIDVLGQVAAAAPREGSSVGRNARKAVDEVLRGVVAYSSVG; the protein is encoded by the coding sequence ATGACAGAGGACCTCTCACCAGCTGAGCGATACCAGGCTTCCCGGATCCGAGCCGCCGAGCAGGCGACTGCGCTCGGACCCTTCCGCGAGATGTACGAGTTCGATCTGGACCCCTATCAGATCGAGGCCTGCAAGGCGCTGGAGGCCGGCAAGGGCGTGCTGGTCGCGGCCCCGACCGGTTCGGGCAAGACGATCGTCGGCGAGTTCGCCGTGCATCTGGCGCTGGCCCAGGGCCGCAAGTGCTTCTACACCACGCCGATCAAGGCCCTGTCCAACCAGAAGTTCGCCGACCTGGTCAAGCGGTACGGCGCGGACAAGGTCGGCCTGCTGACCGGGGACAACAGCGTCAACGCCGACGCACCGGTGGTCGTCATGACCACCGAGGTGCTGAGGAACATGCTGTATGCGGGCTCCCAGGCGCTGAACGGCCTCGGTTACGTGGTGATGGACGAGGTGCACTACCTCTCCGACCGCTTCCGGGGCGCTGTGTGGGAGGAAGTGATCATTCACCTCCCCGAATCCGTCACCCTGGTGTCGCTGTCGGCGACCGTGTCCAACGCCGAGGAGTTCGGCGACTGGCTGGACACCGTACGGGGCGACACCCAGGTGATCGTCTCCGAGCACCGGCCGGTGCCGCTCTGGCAGCATGTGCTGGCCGGCCGCCGGATGTACGACCTCTTCGAGGAGGAGAGCGACCACGGCGGCCGCGGGTCCGGGCGCCGTGAGGTCAACCCCGACCTGGTCCGGCTCGCCCGCATGGAGAACCAGCGCGGATACAACCCGCGTGAACGCCGGCGCGGGAAGATGGTGCGCGAGGCGGACCGCGAGCGCGAGCGGCGCCAGCGCAGCCGCATCTGGACACCGTCGCGGGCCGAGGTCATCGACCGGCTGGACGCCGAGGGACTGCTGCCCGCCATCACGTTCATCTTCAGCAGGGCCGGCTGCGAGGCCGCCGTGCAGCAGTGCCTGCACGCCGGACTGCGGCTCAACGACGAGGACAAGCGCCGGCTGGTCCGGGAGATCGTCGAGCAGCGCACGGCGTCCATCCCCGCCGAGGACCTGCACGTCCTCGGCTACTACGAATGGCTCGAAGGCCTGGAGCGGGGCATCGCCGCGCACCACGCCGGAATGCTGCCGACCTTCAAGGAGGTCGTCGAAGAGCTCTTCGTCCGTGGCCTCGTGAAGGCGGTCTTCGCGACGGAGACCCTCGCGCTCGGCATCAACATGCCCGCACGCTCGGTGGTCCTGGAGAAGCTCGTCAAGTGGAACGGCGAGCAGCATGCCGACATCACGCCCGGCGAGTACACCCAGCTGACCGGCCGCGCCGGCCGCCGCGGCATCGACGTCGAGGGCCACGCGGTGGTGCTCTGGCAGCGCGGCATGGACCCGGGCGCGCTGGCCGGACTCGCGGGCACGCGTACGTATCCGCTGCGCTCCAGCTTCCGCCCCTCGTACAACATGGCCGTCAACCTGGTGCAGCAGTTCGGGAAGCACCGGTCGCGTGAGCTGCTGGAGACCTCCTTCGCCCAGTTCCAGGCGGACCGCTCGGTGGTCGGGATCTCCCGCCAGGTCCAGAAGAACGAGGAGGGCCTGGAGGGCTACAAGGAGGGAATGACCTGCCACCTCGGCGACTTCGAGGAGTACGCGCGGCTGCGCCGCGACCTCAAGGACCGGGAGACGGAGCTCGCCAAGCAGGGCGCCTCGCAGCGGCGGGCCGCGGCGGCGGCGTCCCTGGAGAAGCTCAAGCCGGGCGACGTCATTCATGTGCCGACCGGCAAGTTCGCAGGGCTGGCGCTCGTTCTGGATCCCGGGCTGCCTGCCGGGCGGACCAACGGACACGGGCATCGGGGGATGGAGTACCACGACGGGCCGCGGCCGTTGGTGCTGACGGCTGAGCGCCAGGTGAAGCGGCTGGCCTCGATCGACTTCCCGGTGCCGGTGGAGGCACTGGAGCGGATGCGGGTCCCGAAGTCGTTCAACGCGCGCTCTCCGCAGTCGCGCCGCGATCTGGCGTCCGCGCTGCGGACCAAGGCCGGGCACCTCGTGCCGGACCGGCACCGCCGCGAGCGTGCCGCCGCCGCCGACGACCGCGAGATCGCGCGCTACCGGGCCGAGTTGCGCGCCCACCCCTGCCACGGGTGCGACGAGCGCGAGGACCATGCGCGGTGGGCCGAGCGGTATCACCGGCTGCAGCGGGACACCCAGCAGCTGGAGCGCCGCATCGAGGGGCGGACGAACACGATCGCCCGCACCTTCGACCGGATCGTGGCCCTGCTCACCGAGCTCGACTATCTGCGGGGCAGCGAGGTCACCGAGCACGGGCGGCGGCTGGCCCGGCTGTACGGCGAGCTGGACCTGCTGGCGAGCGAGTGCCTGCGGGCGGGTGTGTGGGAGGGCCTCAACCCTGCCGAACTCGCCGCGTGTGTCTCGGCGTTGGTGTACGAGGCGCGGCAGTCGGACGACGCGGTGGCGCCGAAGCTGCCGTCCGGGCCGGCGAAGACCGCGATGGGCGAGATGGTCCGGATCTGGGGGCGGCTCGACGCCCTGGAGGAGGACTTCAAGATCAATCAGGCGGAGGGGGTCGGGCAGCGCGAGCCCGATCTCGGATTCGCCTGGGCGGTGTACATGTGGGCGTCCGGGCGGACGCTGGACGAGGTGCTGCGCGAGGCGGAGATGCCGGCGGGGGACTTCGTGCGGTGGTGCAAGCAGGTGATCGACGTGCTGGGGCAGGTGGCTGCGGCGGCTCCGCGTGAGGGGAGTTCGGTGGGGCGGAATGCGCGGAAGGCGGTTGATGAGGTGTTGCGGGGGGTGGTGGCCTACAGCTCTGTGGGCTGA
- the atzF gene encoding allophanate hydrolase: MSIPTPTSTLARVRAAYARIEAVDRPEIWIGLRPQADLEEEAHALETRLAAGEFLPLAGRLLAVKGNIDVAGLPTTAGCPSYAYEPAADAPVVARLRAAGALVIGTTNLDQFATGLVGTRSPYGAVRSAHAPDRISGGSSSGSAVAVALGIADLALGTDTAGSGRVPAAFNGIVGLKPTRGLVPGDGVVPACASLDCVTVFARTLPEAESALALMTSATARPVPARVPGPWRIAVPSTEQLGELDPGWADAYASTTARLRAAGAVLLPVDLTPFTEAAAMLYAGAFVAERYTAVGAFVDSGPPDLDPTVAGIITAARDIPAHRLFADRDRLERLRAAAEAALGDADALLLPTTPGHPTLAEVAADPLGANARLGRFTNSTNLFGLCAVAAPAGEVAGLPFGVMLIGPAHTDERLTRIAALLTPPVHLAVAGAHLTGEPLNPQLLLLGARLIRTTTTAPVYRLHALATTPPKPGLVRTDEGGAAIETEIWELPAEGLGTLTAALPHPMVLGRVDLSDGTTATGFLCEPYAVKGAEDITGHGGWRAYRSSNPLGPSGVPASPSGAQPSPSGVPSSPSGAQPSPSGV; encoded by the coding sequence ATGTCCATTCCCACTCCCACTTCCACTCTCGCCCGGGTCCGCGCCGCGTACGCCCGCATCGAGGCGGTGGACCGCCCGGAGATCTGGATCGGTCTGCGCCCGCAGGCCGACCTGGAGGAGGAGGCCCACGCCCTCGAAACCCGCCTGGCAGCGGGCGAGTTCCTCCCTCTGGCGGGCCGGCTGCTCGCCGTCAAGGGCAACATCGACGTGGCCGGCCTGCCCACCACGGCGGGCTGCCCCTCCTACGCGTACGAACCCGCCGCGGACGCCCCCGTCGTGGCGCGGCTCCGGGCCGCCGGGGCGCTGGTGATCGGTACGACGAATCTCGACCAGTTCGCCACGGGCCTGGTCGGCACCCGCTCCCCGTACGGTGCGGTCCGCAGCGCCCATGCCCCCGACCGCATCAGCGGCGGTTCCAGCTCGGGTTCGGCGGTCGCCGTCGCGCTCGGCATCGCGGACCTGGCGCTCGGCACGGACACGGCGGGCTCGGGCCGGGTCCCGGCGGCGTTCAACGGGATCGTGGGCCTGAAGCCGACGCGCGGTCTCGTCCCGGGGGACGGAGTGGTCCCCGCCTGCGCGAGCCTGGACTGCGTCACCGTCTTCGCCCGTACGCTCCCCGAGGCGGAGTCGGCGCTCGCCCTGATGACCTCGGCCACCGCCCGCCCCGTCCCCGCCCGCGTCCCGGGCCCGTGGCGGATCGCGGTGCCGTCCACGGAACAACTGGGTGAACTGGACCCGGGCTGGGCTGATGCCTACGCATCGACGACGGCCCGCCTCCGCGCGGCGGGCGCCGTCCTGCTTCCCGTCGACCTGACCCCGTTCACGGAGGCGGCGGCCATGCTCTACGCGGGGGCGTTCGTCGCGGAGCGCTACACCGCGGTGGGAGCGTTCGTCGACAGCGGGCCCCCGGACCTGGACCCCACGGTGGCGGGCATCATCACCGCGGCCCGGGACATCCCCGCACACCGCCTGTTCGCGGACCGGGACCGGCTGGAGCGGCTCCGCGCCGCGGCCGAGGCCGCACTGGGCGACGCGGACGCCCTGCTGCTCCCCACGACACCCGGCCACCCCACGCTCGCGGAGGTGGCGGCCGACCCGCTGGGCGCGAACGCCCGGCTCGGCCGGTTCACCAACTCCACCAATCTGTTCGGCCTGTGCGCGGTGGCCGCTCCGGCGGGCGAGGTGGCCGGCCTGCCGTTCGGCGTGATGCTGATCGGCCCCGCCCACACGGACGAGCGCCTGACCCGGATCGCCGCCCTGCTGACCCCGCCCGTCCACCTCGCGGTGGCGGGCGCCCACCTGACCGGCGAGCCGCTCAACCCGCAACTCCTTCTCCTGGGCGCCCGCCTGATCCGTACGACGACAACGGCCCCCGTCTACCGCCTGCACGCCCTGGCGACAACGCCGCCCAAGCCGGGCCTGGTCCGCACGGACGAGGGAGGCGCGGCCATCGAAACGGAAATCTGGGAACTCCCGGCCGAGGGCCTGGGCACCCTCACGGCAGCCCTCCCGCACCCCATGGTGCTGGGCCGGGTGGACCTGTCGGACGGCACGACGGCTACGGGCTTCCTCTGCGAGCCGTACGCGGTGAAGGGCGCGGAGGACATCACGGGGCACGGCGGCTGGCGCGCATACAGGTCCAGCAACCCACTCGGCCCGTCCGGCGTACCTGCCAGCCCTTCCGGGGCACAACCCAGCCCCTCCGGCGTACCTTCCAGCCCCTCCGGGGCACAACCCAGCCCCTCCGGCGTTTGA